The proteins below are encoded in one region of Lactuca sativa cultivar Salinas chromosome 3, Lsat_Salinas_v11, whole genome shotgun sequence:
- the LOC111920839 gene encoding serine/threonine-protein kinase ATR isoform X2, whose translation MGAVEDLPAIASIANNTIKQDQEVYLRCFYESLSGMSNDSALLSELPACIKPTDGFGIIINLTGVARWQPFATWIIKISCKCLTEGALNVEGLINVPFVLAACKILCYGDAALQMACFDLVRILGAVVNDEIIPSENMILSISTILSEAEDGLSVFRDISYDSSLGGCLEALYSSSADDVIKLTATDIVSVFHQSMQKTASLELKEALCGAYIRIAKVCPPHIWKPELLIYLLCSPKPYYGLVECFQVVVSILDPNLVGGTTNREDYLDASGYEPVRVGDKRPLHLPNALKNKRQKVDESENLKIDYPSCEGKKEYAKYIGSSLLSLIECLEPPGGKANVLEPEISLTALSMLCIVFSKYPWAKLLLRISHQMLNWIPWISEQANQENLGGLDLSIYLEALHSILLKHRFLPVKDELFSDNGNVANLMQSVLKIPWNYFPMAADPCLPWKTKSFCLQILPMLGSLSQSVSDLDVLDLGLQDEAEEVRSEAIIAMPLIGMCRFGTLTPIFKRLGLLSEEQSEKVKKSIAISIGYLGCLYGSCDGIASSSRKSLKLFLKWENSKHSWTGDKLLQGFWCSMCDKSVLHNHETVSIISSLHNIENLSPKLGCDYRDLLHLLFSLLYDESEEVQLSCVSIIGRVLVHMSSDILHENKMKWLKCIDYLLLHKWKSVREAFNRQIGCFLEHRILTDLFMDGQLFLDKIRRGYEVASDPELFETLLEATSSIMVASDIHGQLFLSSLMLLLDQLDSKYVTVKISASKCIHSSCFFHLKGGLEQILAKFVHIRNEVYNYLSLRLARSPKMVEEFAGGLLDVKVEELVKKMVPVVLPKLVIGQQDNDKAVVTLKDLANCLNMDMVHLIVDWIPKVLAFALYQADGHKLDCALQFYCDHTGSTKKEIFAAALPALLDELICSVDVDDSVDTSIRLSRVPEMIKEIAKILTGNEDLPGFLRNHFVGLLNSIDRKMLHAGDISLQIQATKRIEMLINMMGSHLNTYVPKLMVLLMHAINKEPLQSDGLAVLHCFIKQLTKVSPSSTKHVISQVFASLIPLIEKHKEQSSPHMIKIVKIFEELVFENKSVLKQHICEFPPLPNIPPLAEVNRVIEEVRGVMTLKDQLRNIVDGLNHENINVRYMVACELSKLLKLRREEVTVMVNGEGDSDMDVLSSLITSLLRGCAEESRTVVGQRLKLVCADCLGLLGAVDPAKVKGFSNQRFKIACSDDDLIFELIHKHLARAFRAAPDTTIQDSAALAIQELLKIAGCEASLDENVSVSNGNVSGRGQRLWGRFSNYVKEIIAPCLTSRFQLPNVSDSASSGPIYQPSLSFRRWISNWVKKLTVHATGSRAMIFNACRGIVRHEVQTATYLLPYLVLNAVLHGTQEARHGITEEILSVLNAAASESSTIPVPGISSGQSEVCIQAVFNLLDNLGQWVDDIEQELALSQSLKSSVSKQKMKDHTMTATASSSLDPDQLSQCKNVSELLSAIPKVTLAKASFRCQAYARSLLYFECHVREKSGSFNPSAEKSGVFEDEDVSFLMEIYSGLDEPDGLSGLASLRKSKSFQDQLLINKKAGNWAEVLTSCEQALQMEPTSVQRHSDVLNCLINMCHLQAVVTHVDGLICRIPQYKKTWCMQGVQAAWRLGRWDLTDEYLDGAEEEGLLCSSSESNASFDMDVAKILRAMRMKDQFSVGEKIALSKQALIAPLAAAGMDSYTRAYPFVVKLHVLQELEDFHSILNGESFLEKSCVSEPEFVKVTENWENRLRLTQPSLWTREPLLAFRRLVFGASGLGGQVGSFWIQYAKLCRSAGHYETANRAILEAKASGAANVHMEKAKLLWSTRRSDGAIAELQHSLMNMPVEVIGSAAMSSITSLSLVPLNQPSLPCNTQASNENRDVAKTLLLYSRWIHYTGLKQKEDVIGLFSRVRELQPKWEKGYFYAAKYCDEVLVDARKRQEDNSEVGQRMVSSSSTTSNSEKPWWYFLPDVLLFYAKGLHRGHKNLFQALPRLLTLWFEFGSIYQRKGASSNKDMKLVHGKVMGIMRGCLKDLPTYQWLTVLPQLVSRICHQNEEIVRVVKHIITSVLRQYTQQALWVMAAVSKSTVSSRREAAAEILNNARKGFHSNSLFAQFASLIDHLIRLCFHASQSKSATINISTEFSALKRMMPLEIIMPTQGAINVSLPTYDASMTGFFSATDLPTITGIADEAEVLSSLQRPKKIILVGSDGIKRPFLCKPKDDLRKDARMMEFNAMINRLLSKCPESRRRKLYVRTFAVVPLTEDCGMVEWVPHTRGLRHILQDIYISSGKFDRLKTNPQIKRIYDQCQAGKIGEDEMLKNRILPMFPPAFHKWFLNTFSEPAAWFRARVAYAHTTAVWSMVGHIVGLGDRHGENILFDSTTGDCVHVDFSCLFDRGLLLEKPELVPFRLTQNMIDGLGITGYEGTFLKVCEITLSVLREHRETLMSVLETFIHDPLVEWTKTHKSSGVEVQNPHAQRAISNIEARLQGIVVGVGAAPSLPLAVEGQARRLIAEAVSHKNLGKMYIWWMPWF comes from the exons ATGGGTGCGGTTGAAG ATCTCCCAGCTATAGCTTCAATAGCCAACAACACAATTAAACAAGATCAGGAAGTGTATCTGAGGTGTTTCTATGAGTCCCTTTCTGGAATGTCCAATGACTCTGCTCTCCTCAGTGAACTCCCAGCATGCATTAAACCAACCGATGGTTTTGGTATTATAATCAACCTCACAGGAGTTGCCAGGTGGCAACCTTTTGCTACTTGGATCATTAAAATTTCTTGTAAATGCTTAACTGAAGGAGCTTTAAATGTGGAAGGGCTTATAAATGTGCCATTTGTTTTGGCTGCCTGTAAGATACTGTGCTATGGAGATGCTGCTCTGCAAATG GCTTGCTTTGACTTGGTGCGCATCTTGGGAGCAGTAGTAAATGATGAAATCATTCCTAGTGAAAACATGATTCTTTCAATATCGACCATACTGAGTGAAGCCGAGGATGGACTTTCTGTGTTCAG GGATATATCTTATGATTCTTCCTTGGGTGGATGCCTTGAAGCATTATACTCCAGTTCTGCTGATGATGTTATTAAGCTGACAGCCACTGATATCGTCAGTGTATTTCATCAGTCAATGCAGAAGACTGCAAGTCTGGAGCTCAAG GAGGCGTTGTGTGGTGCATATATTCGAATTGCTAAAGTATGCCCCCCTCACATCTGGAAGCCTGAATTACTAATTTATCTCCTTTGTTCTCCAAAACCTTATTATGGGTTGGTTGAATGCTTTCAAGTGGTTGTATCTATTCTTGATCCTAATCTTGTTGGAGGGACAACTAACAGGGAAGATTATTTGGATGCCAGTGGATATGAACCAGTGAGAGTTGGAGATAAAAGACCACTTCATCTCCCAAATGCTTTGAAGAATAAGCGACAGAAGGTAGATGAATCTGAGAATCTCAAGATTGATTACCCATCTTGTGAAGGGAAAAAGGAATATGCTAAATATATAGGTTCCTCACTTCTTTCGCTTATTGAATGCTTGGAACCTCCTGGTGGAAAGGCTAATGTGTTAGAACCAGAAATTTCCTTGACTGCTCTTAGCATGCTCTGCATTGTTTTCAGCAAATACCCTTGGGCAAAATTGTTACTTCGAATTTCTCATCAGATGCTTAATTGGATTCCTTGGATTTCTGAGCAG GCAAATCAAGAAAATTTAGGTGGACTTGATTTATCTATCTATCTTGAAGCACTTCACAGTATACTGCTTAAACATA GATTTCTTCCTGTAAAGGATGAACTTTTCAGCGATAATGGCAATGTTGCAAACCTAATGCAGTCAGTGTTGAAGATTCCATGGAATTATTTTCCTATGGCAGCTGACCCCTGTCTGCCATGGAAGACAAAAAGTTTCTGCCTCCAGATTCTTCCCATGCTGGGATCTTTGTCACAAAGTGTGAGTGATCTAGATGTTTTGGACTTGGGTCTTCAGGATGAAGCGGAAGAAGTTAGAAGTGAAGCCATTATTGCTATGCCATTGATTGGCATGTGCAGATTTGGTACATTGACACCGATTTTTAAGAGACTTGG GTTGTTGTCAGAAGAACAGAGTGAAAAGGTTAAGAAATCAATTGCCATTTCCATTGGGTATTTGGGATGTCTCTATGGATCTTGTGATGGCATTGCAAGTTCATCTAGAAAAAGTTTGAAATTATTCTTAAAATGGGAGAATAGTAAACACAGTTGGACGGGTGATAAGCTATTGCAAGGATTTTGGTGCTCTATGTGTGACAAAAGCGTACTTCACAACCATGAAACAGTTTCAATAATATCCAGTCTCCATAATATCGAAAATTTATCACCTAAGTTGGGTTGTGATTACAGAGATCTTCTCCACCTCCTTTTCAGTCTCCTTTATGATGAATCCGAAGAGGTTCAACTTTCCTGTGTGTCGATAATTGGACGGgtccttgttcatatgagttcAGATATTTTACATGAAAATAAAATGAAGTGGTTAAAATGTATTGATTATCTTTTGCTTCATAAATGGAAGTCTGTGAGAGAAGCATTCAACAGACAGATTGGTTGTTTCCTTGAGCATCGTATATTGACTGATTTGTTTATGGACGGACAACTTTTCTTGGACAAAATTAGACGTGGTTATGAAGTGGCCAGTGATCCAGAACTATTTGAAACCCTTCTTGAAGCAACATCAAGTATCATGGTTGCATCAGATATCCATGGTCAACTCTTCTTATCTTCTCTTATGCTATTGCTTGATCAGCTTGACAGTAAATATGTTACAGTGAAAATTTCTGCATCGAAATGTATACACAGTTCCTGTTTCTTTCATCTTAAAGGAGGTTTGGAGCAAATTCTTGCTAAATTCGTTCATATACGAAATGAAGTATATAATTATTTATCGTTACGGCTTGCAAGATCCCCAAAAATGGTGGAAGAATTTGCAGGAGGTCTTCTTGATGTTAAAGTGGAAGAACTTGTTAAAAAAATGGTGCCGGTTGTTCTTCCGAAGCTTGTGATTGGTCAACAGGATAATGATAAAGCGGTGGTTACGTTAAAGGATTTGGCAAATTGTTTGAATATGGATATGGTGCACCTTATAGTCGACTGGATACCCAAAGTTCTTGCTTTTGCTCTTTATCAAGCTGATGGGCACAAATTAGACTGTGCTTTGCAGTTCTATTGTGATCATACTGGCTCTACCAAGAAAGAGATTTTTGCAGCTGCTTTACCTGCACTTTTGGATGAACTCATCTGCTCAGTGGATGTGGATGATTCAGTTGATACCAGCATAAG GTTATCAAGGGTGCCTGAGATGATAAAAGAAATTGCAAAAATCTTGACAGGCAACGAGGATCTTCCAGGATTTTTAAGGAACCATTTTGTTGGTCTTCTCAACAGTATCGACAGGAAGATGCTCCATGCAGGCGATATTTCACTTCAAATTCAAGCAACGAAACGTATAGAAATGCTGATCAACATGATGGGTTCCCACCTTAACACGTACGTACCAAAACTCATGGTTCTTCTGATGCATGCAATCAATAAGGAACCACTGCAGAGTGATGGTCTTGCTGTCTTGCATTgtttcatcaaacaattaacaaaGGTATCCCCTTCCAGCACTAAACATGTCATCTCTCAGGTTTTCGCCTCGCTTATCCCCTTAATCGAGAAACATAAAGAACAATCTTCTCCTCATATGATCAAAATCGTGAAAATCTTTGAAGAGCTTGTATTTGAGAATAAGTCCGTCCTAAAGCAACATATCTGTGAATttccacctctccccaacattcCCCCACTTGCAGAAGTAAACAGAGTAATCGAGGAAGTCCGTGGAGTCATGACTTTGAAGGATCAATTGAGAAATATTGTGGACGGATTGAACCATGAAAACATAAATGTTAGATATATGGTCGCTTGTGAGCTAAGTAAGTTGCTAAAATTGAGGAGAGAGGAAGTCACGGTTATGGTCAATGGGGAAGGGGATTCTGATATGGATGTTTTGAGCTCTTTGATTACATCTTTACTTAGAGGGTGTGCAGAAGAATCAAGAACTGTAGTTGGACAACGGTTGAAGTTGGTTTGTGCTGATTGTCTCGGATTGCTGGGGGCCGTGGACCCCGCCAAGGTGAAAGGTTTTTCAAATCAACGGTTTAAAATCGCATGTTCGGATGACGATTTGATTTTCGAGTTGATCCACAAGCATTTGGCCCGGGCTTTTCGAGCAGCACCGGATACCACAATTCAGGACTCGGCTGCTCTGGCTATACAGGAGCTATTGAAGATTGCTGGTTGTGAGGCGTCTCTTGATGAGAATGTTTCCGTTTCAAATGGAAATGTGTCTGGAAGGGGTCAGAGATTATGGGGTAGATTTTCTAATTATGTTAAAGAGATAATAGCTCCTTGCTTAACCTCAAGGTTTCAGCTTCCAAATGTGTCTGATTCTGCATCTTCTGGTCCGATTTATCAACCCTCTTTGTCGTTTCGGAGATGGATCTCCAACTGGGTGAAAAAACTTACTGTTCATGCGACCGGATCACGCGCAATGATCTTTAACGCATGTCGAGGTATTGTACGCCATGAAGTGCAGACAGCAACTTATCTGCTACCATACTTGGTGCTAAATGCTGTCTTACATGGTACCCAGGAAGCCCGCCATGGCATAACAGAAGAAATTCTTTCGGTTCTTAATGCAGCTGCTTCAGAAAGCAGCACGATTCCTGTTCCGGGGATCAGTTCTGGTCAAAGTGAAGTTTGTATTCAAGCTGTTTTTAATCTCCTGGATAATCTTGGACAATGGGTTGATGATATCGAACAAGAGCTTGCTCTATCTCAGTCTTTAAAGTCGTCCGTATCAAAGCAAAAGATGAAGGATCATACTATGACTGCAACTGCAAGTTCTTCATTGGATCCAGACCAGTTGTCTCAGTGTAAAAACGTTTCCGAGCTTTTGTCTGCGATTCCAAAAGTAACCTTGGCTAAGGCCTCGTTTAGGTGTCAGGCTTATGCTCGGTCTTTGTTGTACTTCGAGTGTCATGTTCGCGAGAAGTCCGGATCGTTCAATCCGTCGGCTGAGAAGAGCGGTGTTTTCGAGGATGAAGATGTGTCATTTCTGATGGAGATTTATAGTGGTTTGGATGAACCAGATGGTTTGTCTGGTTTAGCATCTTTACGTAAATCAAAAAGCTTCCAAGATCagcttttaataaataaaaaagccGGAAACTGGGCCGAAGTTTTGACTTCCTGCGAACAGGCTTTGCAGATGGAACCCACTTCCGTTCAGAGGCATTCAGACGTTCTGAATTGTTTGATTAACATGTGCCATCTCCAGGCAGTGGTTACTCATGTCGATGGGTTGATATGCAGGATTCCTCAATACAAAAAAACATGGTGTATGCAAGGAGTTCAGGCTGCTTGGAGGCTTGGTAGATGGGACCTGACCGATGAGTATTTAGATGGAGCTGAAGAAGAAGGTTTACTTTGTAGCAGCTCAGAGAGCAACGCCTCCTTTGACATGGATGTTGCAAAGATCCTCCGAGCAATGAGAATGAAAGATCAGTTTTCGGTTGGTGAGAAAATCGCATTATCAAAACAAGCTCTGATAGCTCCGTTAGCTGCTGCTGGCATGGATTCATACACCCGAGCATACCCGTTTGTTGTAAAGCTTCACGTGTTGCAGGAGCTCGAGGATTTCCATTCCATCCTTAACGGGGAATCTTTCTTGGAAAAGTCATGTGTCAGTGAACCCGAGTTTGTAAAAGTGACCGAAAACTGGGAAAACCGTCTCAGGCTCACCCAACCGTCTCTCTGGACACGCGAACCGCTATTGGCTTTCCGGCGACTGGTTTTTGGTGCTAGCGGTCTTGGTGGCCAAGTGGGAAGCTTCTGGATACAATATGCAAAGCTGTGTCGTTCGGCTGGTCACTACGAGACGGCTAATCGAGCCATTTTGGAAGCCAAGGCATCGGGTGCGGCTAATGTCCACATGGAAAAGGCTAAGCTTTTGTGGAGCACCAGGCGATCAGATGGTGCTATCGCGGAGTTACAACATTCGCTTATGAACATGCCTGTTGAAGTCATTGGGTCGGCTGCAATGTCATCCATCACCAGCCTTTCCTTGGTCCCTCTCAACCAACCGTCTTTACCTTGCAATACTCAAGCATCAAATGAGAATCGCGATGTTGCCAAAACTCTTTTGCTGTATTCCAGGTGGATTCATTATACAGGACTGAAGCAGAAGGAAGATGTGATTGGTCTTTTCTCAAGGGTGAGGGAACTGCAGCCCAAGTGGGAGAAAGGGTATTTTTATGCCGCGAAATACTGTGATGAGGTGCTTGTTGATGCAAGGAAACGACAAGAAGACAATTCCGAGGTGGGTCAACGGATGGTTTCTTCGAGTTCCACAACTTCAAATTCTGAGAAGCCTTGGTGGTATTTTCTTCCTGATGTCCTGTTATTTTATGCCAAGGGTCTTCATAGAGGCCATAAGAATCTCTTTCAAGCTCTTCCAAGGTTGTTGACACTATGGTTTGAGTTTGGTAGCATTTATCAGAGGAAAGGTGCTTCGTCCAATAAAGATATGAAATTAGTTCATGGGAAG GTGATGGGCATTATGCGTGGGTGTTTAAAGGATCTGCCTACATATCAATGGCTGACAGTTCTGCCTCAACTGGTTTCCAGAATCTGCCACCAAAATGAAGAAATAGTGAGAGTGGTGAAACACATCATCACCTCTGTTCTCCGGCAATACACACAGCAAGCCCTTTGGGTTATGGCGGCAGTTTCAAAATCAACAGTTTCTTCAAGGCGGGAAGCAGCTGCAGAGATTCTAAACAACGCACGAAAAGGATTCCATTCCAACTCTTTGTTTGCTCAGTTTGCCAGTCTAATTGATCATTTAATCAGGCTTTGTTTTCATGCAAGTCAGTCCAAGTCAGCAACAATCAACATTTCTACCGAGTTTAGTGCCCTGAAAAGGATGATGCCTTTGGAAATCATAATGCCTACTCAAGGAGCAATTAATGTTAGTCTTCCCACTTATGATGCAAGTATGACGGGCTTCTTTTCTGCTACAGATCTTCCTACTATAACAGGAATAGCAGATGAAGCTGAGGTCCTTTCATCACTTCAACGACCAAAAAAG ATTATTCTAGTGGGCAGTGATGGAATTAAACGCCCATTCCTGTGCAAACCGAAAGACGACCTTAGGAAAGATGCACGTATGATGGAGTTCAATGCAATGATAAACCGTTTATTATCCAAGTGTCCAGAAAGCCGCAGAAGGAAGCTGTATGTGCGAACATTTGCTGTGGTTCCATTAACAGAGGATTGTGGGATGGTAGAATGGGTGCCCCACACGCGTGGGCTTCGACATATTCTCCAAGACATATATATTAGCTCAGGGAAGTTTGATCGACTGAAAACAAACCCTCAAATTAAGCGTATTTACGATCAATGCCAAGCTGGTAAAATAGGTGAAGATGAAATGCTGAAGAACAGAATACTTCCCATGTTCCCTCCAGCTTTCCACAAGTGGTTTTTGAACACTTTTTCTGAACCAGCAGCTTGGTTTAGGGCTCGTGTTGCTTATGCACACACTACTGCTGTTTGGTCAATGGTTGGGCATATAGTCGGTCTTGGAGATCGTCATGGAGAAAATATTCTTTTTGATTCAACCACGGGTGACTGTGTTCATGTTGATTTCAGTTGCTTATTTGACAGAGGTTTGCTGCTCGAGAAGCCCGAACTTGTACCTTTCAGGTTAACCCAG AATATGATTGACGGGCTGGGGATTACAGGGTATGAAGGCACCTTCTTGAAGGTTTGTGAGATTACACTTTCAGTACTAAGGGAACACAGAGAAACATTGATGAGTGTTCTCGAAACTTTCATCCATGATCCTCTTGTTGAGTGGACGAAAACTCATAAGTCTAGTGGAGTAGAAGTTCAGAACCCTCATGCACAG CGAGCGATAAGCAATATTGAAGCACGTTTGCAAGGAATTGTTGTTGGTGTGGGAGCAGCACCATCTTTGCCTCTGGCTGTAGAAGGACAGGCTCGTCGCTTAATTGCTGAAGCAGTTTCACacaaaaaccttggaaaaatgtaTATCTGGTGGATGCCTTGGTTTTAA